gctgtggcaacccctaaagggagcagccggaagaagaagaagaagttgaaAGCTTGTATTAGTTCTCACCTCTAAATCCACTTGTAATCTTTGGGACCAATTCACTAATTTAATACTATTTAGAGTTCAGAAAATGTAAAGTACTTCCTCCTCCCCCTCTAGGCTGACTTTGCATTCATAATCACTATAAACATTTGCAgtaaatgttttgatttaacTCCATGAACCTGAAATGAAATCTTTCTCTGCGTGCAATTCATAAAAAAGAATTGCAAAAACACTAGCCAATACTAtttattaaatgcttttttatcTTATCAATAAAAAACCTTTCTTTAAATGTGTGAAGCATATTCATCTGGCTTGTAAATTACTCACATTCAGCTGGCTAAATACTGTCCACAAGAGGGTGCTTTTAGCAGTCAAATAGGTTGTGGTGATTCGCAGCAGTGACACTAGGTGTCCTTGTTACAGTATGTGACAACTCCAAAGTTTACAGTCTAAGGAGGCAATAACTTTTAACTTTACAATGACTAACTTCACAACATTTTCATTGTCAACAAACTGTACAGCGCCCATTCATCCAATGTTTGCACATGACAACACAATTCACACTGGAACCAATTGTTGATACAAGCTGATACACCTTCATGCGTCCTGAAGAAAACGCCCAGTTTTGATAATGGTGGGGGAGAATGCCGTCCAATAACTAAGTCTAAAATCTCCCAAAAGGTGCTCAATTGTGTTGAGACCTGGTGACATGGCACgatttatatcattttcataCTCATCAAACTATTCAGTGAATGCTTGTATGGGGTATGAGGGCACTGTTGTGCCAGAAGAGACCACTCCCATCAGGACAGAAATGTTTCATTATAGGACAAAAGTGATTATATTCATGTGCAGTGGCCCTTCCCTTTAATTAGAAAAGTGAAACCAAAGCATGAGAGCAAAATGCAAAGTACACCAGTCTGGAAGCATCTGAACTTATTATATTTCTTGATTTATTTATAAACCTTTTCCTTTAATTGTCCCCTGCCTATAGTTAGTGACTGAAAATCAGCAGTTAATACGGGAGAAAGATACATGAGGGGGAAAAGGGCTGGGATGCTGCTGGTTCCTACAGTCACATTTGTATATCGAGTGTATTTTCTTCAACATAACCCTCAAGAATGTCATTGTTAAGCAAACTGAATTGCAATGACATTTGAGATCTGCTGATAAACTGAACTGTTTCGAAAGAATCAAAACGAAACAATTGTTTACATACATAATACCTAACACAGACACTGAACgatatttgcatatttcattCAAAGAACATAATTcacaaacaaaataatacatttatttgataaagtaaaaatataacaaaatacaaCCTATGGCCTACATCCTATGATGCATGGTTGGTAGAACACACAGTCAAGTGAACAGAAACACAGTGCACCATTGTGCTAAAGACTGACAACAGTCTGGTGCAAGACAAGATGGGGATTTTAAGGATTTGATTAAGAACCTTGAGAATACCTGCCCTAGCATTATACATTACACACTATTACACAGCCTAATTTGTATCGAAATACCATGTCATAAAAAATGTATCCATGTAACTGCATTTAACAGATTTATTGTGAATCTCTATGATAAATTCTCATATACAAAAGGGAATATTTTTCAAACTACTTTAAACCAATCTGgtttaaaagtataaataaaagttttagCACTTCCAAAAGGGCAAGCAGTGCGCTATCCTTGAGTGGAACCCTGGAATACAATTATTGTATGATCACCATCTTCCAGCCTCATAGTTCCAGAAAGCCAGAGCTAAATAAACAACTATCCTAAGACTCCTGCCGTTTAAGCAGGGTGATTGgtaccatgaatggatttagtGGACACAGGCCAGCTTCTGCCCAATTTCCTACACCTATTGGAGGGTTGACTGCAGATGACTGACTAGAGCTTTCACCTTCAGACACTGGTAATCCAGTAGAATCCCCTTGTTTTGACGCTACATTTGAAAGACCTTCCTTCTGAACATTCTGTCCTGCTGCACAATTAGCCTGCTGATCAACTGTAGCAGTCCGTTTTGTTATGCCAGCTGTGGCTGGCTCAGCAGGCGCAGGTCTCTGGTCAGCCCTGGGAATGGAGACTGCAGTCACAGGAGGTGTGGTCAGACGTGTGTGTACCTGAAGGAGATGATGCTGCAATTCCTTGCAGTCAAGCAAGGGGAGCTCCTCAGGCAAAGACATCAACAAGTCCAAAAGCACTGCATTCTCTGAAGacattaaaatgacaattttcattacaacagtacagtaaaataTACTTATAATCGATAATTATTTAGGTACTACCTTGTACTTACACTGATTGGCTTACATTACTTATCAGATTCACCATGCAGATATGCAATACTGTCAGCAATAGTACGCAAATACTGGCTGTAGCCCATCTATAGGtatgcacaatttatcagccctCCTCTGTACCAAGTGGTGCTCAGACAAGGATTACTATTCTTACTTGCATATTTGAGATGATTGATCAAATGTGTCATGTCAAAGACACACCATCTTACTGCAAATTTTGCATTGAGCATTTATCTTATTGTCCAATAATTTAAAGTCCTCCCACAtatgatttctttttctctgtaagcATTTTATGAGCATGTGGAAAGCGGTGCTGTTTGTTGTGCAGCGAGTGTTGTGGATGCATTGAATAAAGCCAGTTATAACATACGGATTATGTTATTAATTTACAATAACTGGTGATGTAAATAATTATCTGATTAACTGTTAACCGTCAAGCGCGCAACTAGTGGTGTTTGGGACTGCGTTTTGAGATGACGACAGCACAACCATAACACATACCACACCTGAAACAAACATCTGCAAGCAAACAATTCTGTCCATGTTCTCTATATAAAAAGGTATAAAAAGCTGCTGTGCTCAacttatgtagaatttttaaaaaatgagtttTGAAATGGATCCACTGTCTTGCAGGAAAGGTAACACAAAGTTAGGGCAGGATTTTGggcaatatttattgttttcataataaattgtcacaatatgcttttctgatcaTATTGAGAGTGTTGTATGTAATACAGTATGtttagaacactgaacaacagcaTGTTTCCTTTCATAACGTGCATGTTTAGGAATATTTAAATGGAATTAGTGTAGCACAGTAAGATCAAATGTTAAAGAACCCCCCATCATAGtattaaagtatttttaaatgtgatatTTCCAGTTGTTTTGTcagttccaactgatcagacCTCATAAAAACTAAACGGTGGCATATCATGCATCTTAAATTTCTTGAAGTGATAttgcatttttgccatgtcatataaaatctaaaaactAAATCTATcagttttcagaaaataaaaaaccgAAACTATTAATTCACTCATTAAAActctaaactaaaactaaagtGAAATGAATAACCAAactataaaactacataaaaataaacactacaataacactgattaatacagaattcaggtGATGCGTGCACCCAGAATTGTCCATTATGTAAACACTTTGATGGGTTATATGCTTGATTTTAGATTTGCCTGTTAACAATTATTTGGTGGCTAATGATGGTAATGATCAAAATAATGTATCAAAATTTGCATCCCtaacaaaagtgttttttttttcttttttttaaataaaagttctgtGGTTTACCTAAAAAGGTGAAGCTTCCCAACACTAAACAGAGAAACTACtaacaaaatgacaaacaaatATTGGATCATTCAAATTATTCAGGCTAGTCTTAATTATTTGGATAGTGGATTCTCAAGATGGTGACATCAGCATGGCAGTAGCATATTTTGGGTTTTGGTATTTCAGGCACATCTATCTGCTTTGTGTACATGATAAACTGGCCAATACGAGGTAGGTTAACAGGTAAATTAgtgtaatatatgtaaaaaaaattagtcCATTAGCTGAATCtatgataaaaaaatattaaccaTTTTAAGCAAATTGTCATTGCAAAAATTAACTAATTAGGTAGCTAGTTTTAAATAACAGTTCAAGAAAATACTAATACATGATGAGACAACAAAATCAGTGAAGAAGACATACATACCCATTGCAGTAAGAGTCAGACTGCGGTCTTGTTGATCAATTTCACTCAGAAATTGGTAAATCTTCTCAAAATCCAATGTATACTTCATTCCCATTGATCTGGGCAGCTCAGACTGTCTTTTGCCCTGCTTATCCAACTGATTAGAGCTTGATGAGACTGTAGCAGTAGATGCAGTAGTTGTAGTGGGCACTGGTAATGTTGGTTTTGAGGCTGTATGATTCTGGCTACTTGTAAACTGACAGAGGTCTGATTTGGGCAAACTGGGTGTGGATGGCTTTTCTGATGCTTGACCTGCCACACTTCTACTTGGCTGTGCACAATCTGAATCCTCCTCAATTCTGGAAATGGAGGAGGGCTGAATGATGGAAGATGTTCCCATTGTGTTTTTGCCAGAGAAGCTTGAATTTCCATCTTTTCCAGGTGACTGAGAGGGAGGTTTACAGGTTCTACCAGGTTGGACTGTTACAGTAGAAGGATTAGCAGGCAGATCAGATTCAGACTGTGATCTAGATGTGGGCCTCACTGGTACCGTGCTTGAGGTGTTGGCTGCAGGGCTCAGAATGCTGCAGAAACGTGGGGGATCAGAGTGTTGCTGGCTGCAAGGCTCTGTGGCAGCAATCACAAGCATCTGATGAAAGATAtatcaattcaattaaattcaagtttgtctttatacatatatatatatatatataaaatgctacagtacagtgcaaattAAATTTACAAAGACAAGGAGTATCTGTTTAAACGTTGAGTAATAACACTGTGACATTTAATTTTTAGGTAGCCAATGTCAAACGTAAactgtataatatataacacatttaaaGCTAAAGTGGTACAGAGTTTGGTCAGTCATCTTGGTGTCCACTATAGAATTAGACCATGAACCTGTATCTCCATTACATCACCCAAGTTACACGGAATAATCACAAGACCAAAAAGATTTACTTAATTTAACACTTGcaatagaaaagaaaaggaaaaaaaaaccaacaccACCACAACAACCAGACAATAACTCCAAATGTCAATTGTTTTCATATGAAAATGTTGTTTACATACTTGAGAAAAGGCAGAGGATATTGTTTCCTCATGGATGCCAGCCATTTTCTCTGCCAGTTCTGCCCATATTTCAATTGGAGCTTTGGTCCTCTGTTCctcatatttctgttttttaactTGCCGATGCACTTGCCACACAACTCGCGTCCTCAAATACTTTATCAGATTTTGAAtctaaaaagaacaaaaagcaCACTGTACATTTTCATTACTGAGACAACAATTTTGATTGATTTACAGTAAAACATTCACAGGCACAAAAGTTAGCTTGTACTACATAAAACACAGTAGCATAGTACTAAACCACTAGTGTAATATTACACATGTTTCCGTTACAGGGTATTCGCAGATATCAACAAATTcaatttaatgatttttaagtGCTCTGAAATGCCACTTTGGGAATTTTTAATGATGATTTTAGCCACTTGTTAGTCCAATAAGTCTACACAAAGCTATATTTactaaaagcaaaaaagaaactTTTCATGGGCAATTAGTCCCAacttatataacattttatgtcaATTAACACCTAACATTGATTTCTTTATCATACTATTCACTGCTGATTCCctgctttaaataaaacagtctaATAGAGCATGCCTGCAAGTACTCGACTTGCCTGCCAGCTGGAATACCTGACTGCGTATGTGGGAGGAGATACACTTTGGAAGTTCATTTAGCATGCTCACATACCTCAAGCAGAGTACGTTTGGGCACTTTCTTTCGAAGCTCCAACAGGTCCAGCTCTGAATTTAACCTCTGTTGCTGTTTCAGGCCATGTAGAAGGTTCCGTTTCTCTTGGTTTTTCCACCCATGAAAGGACCTACGAGTTGACTCAATCCTTTTCGAGGGCAAAAATTTTGATGGCAAGATCCGATGACGAGAGGGAGGCTTCATGGTGCCTGGAATACAGATGACCTGCTCATGTCATCTTCACAAATTGCAAATTAAgtataataaaataagtgcGTTGTACAACACGGATACATTGCAGAAGACAGCAGTAACTGTAAAATcaattttaacttattttttttaaatcaatcatggGTGAAGAACCCAGAAAGGAAACATTTTGGCTAGGCTCAtggaaaaaaagtcaaacattccaaaaacaaaaactttttaaaaagatttgtGTACATCTAAAGATACAAATTTATGGCATTCCAATGACTTATGAGCAAGTTGGTTCACCCTGACATAGAGAGCATTTACTAAACACATCCTAAGTAAGTTCTtcaaagaggaattccaccaatgttcCAAAACTTCAGCACAAATCAATTGCTGAGATGTGAACACGGTCATTTGGATTGGTTTCATAGCTAGACAGAGAGAGCATATTACTGATCCTCAAAGGGAAACTGCAGTGTTGCAGCAGCCGTTCACATAAATCGCCCAAAACACATAACTTATACAAAACACACATAAGGTAGGTACAGCTCCTGTAGGagtgtttaatgtgaaatggtttactgTTACCAAATCTACTTAcaaattctgatttctttataatGGTAGTGACAGAATAAGGGTCACtatgtctacaacacacatacagccattttatttatccaAAACCATGACTGGAcctgcatgtgtcttctgaatgaacggaccaaaaaaacaacccaaaatgataAAAAGTCTGGTCCcactgactcacattaaaactaaagtatgtgttttccttctcctgtaaagttggaTATACTATTTTGGAGGCTTTGCTCCAACAACAGTGAGATATATGCACACCATCACTGCCCAAATAagcaagtatctccaaaataataacttcacAGGACAGGGCAAAAACgtgctttactttcaatgcaagatAATGTAAAGCGATTTTATTCTAAATACTGTTGGAGCATTTCTATCATGacatttccacacaatgtaaagtccAGTTACTGAggtcaaatgatgcagaaaagcaAAGTAGCACATAATggtttatatttatacatatatatgtatgtataaacatatacatatatatacacacacatacacacacacatacatacatatatacacacacacacacacacacacatatacatacatacatatacatgtttTCTATTTATACATGTGAACAACAGTGACTTGACAAATTTTCCCAAAACGGAGcattcagaatgactttgtttacatcttaactgatggaattcccctttaatacttCACTACTACTGTATACAATAAAGCTAAACAAGCGACATGAAGCAGAATAGCGAGATGTGTACTCTTCACTTGTGCTGCTTTTGTTAATGACGGTGCAAACAAGCAAGCAATAAGGTCTTGGTGATCGCTCTAGATTAGCCAGCCATTCTCCCATGGCTTTCCTTCATGGTTCATGACTCAGGTAATCATCACCAGGGCCATGCTGAGAGACGAAGCCCCTCACTCCTGACATTAAGACCCAGCACAGCTCACATTTGGCTaactgttagctagctagctacattaTTCCTGCGCATCAGCCGCTGAACAGTCTGGCTCAGCAGGAAGCAAACTGCCTGAACTAAAGCACAGCAGATCAAGCGCGAACTAACATCAACGGAAAAATCTGACCCAGTTTACATATAAAAGTAGTTAGACGTAGCGTAGTGAAATGCGCGAACTAGCGTTAGCTAACTGAGCTAAAACTCGCTGCCTAGTAAGCCAGTTAGCtgagttagctagctagctaggttagctaacctaACACACAGGTGCGGTAGTTAACTAGAGAAGTAACGCGACCTTGTTAACGCTACACTTTCCAGTAAAAGTGTCGGTCAGTGCAGCAGCCAGTCCATGTATCTGCTCGGAGCCCTTCTCAGATCAGATCTTACCCGTGAGGCCATGAACTGCTCCACTGTAGCCACTTTAAAGTAACTGCCCGCTGCTGCTGCTAAACATTTTACAACGGGTCGCCGGAAAGGCCAAACGCTCAGGAGCTAGACGGCCACCAGGAGTGGAGAATAATTCAGAAATAATACTGCACACTGCAACACGAtgatcaagggttctttagtaaaacgaatggctctatttagaaccatgagatCCATATAAACCGGATGGATATTGGTCTGAAAATGGTTATacattcttttattgttacgaTATCAGGCTTGTAACAAAAGCTCTAACTCTTTCGGTGCTATGACAATTTTCAAAGCggctctatataaaaccatatacaccTCATTCTCCACCAACCTGAAGAATCATTccttttaagcatgaaatggttctatatggaactttttaagtgtgtagtttaATTGTTCTCCACCCCTGCTGTCCAtttaaatgtactgtttttAGTAAGTTATCCAACCAAATTCAAACATGCACAGAATATTGCCACAGTTAATGAATAACTAttaatttaatgttaatttaTCTTTATGTCAGGACTAGTATTGCTGATTAGCGGCTgcaccacacacaaaaaaacaaacaaagtctttcatttatttattgaaatatttatgCTTTACTTGCACCTGAATATGTTTAAATGTAGAACCTTATTTTATACCTTCATTCAAGTATAAGATTTTGGCagttttttaaacctttttttcaccGCTGATGGCTAAACATTAATCAGAGACACAGTTATGAAAAAAACAAGTGCTGAAGGAAAAGTCATTACAGTCAGCCTagttttatattaaatgtacataattcaATCAGACCTGAGTAGTGTAGCATAAGTcaaaataattttcttttttactttaatgAAATACAGTGCTTTTTCAAGAAAGAAGAGTAGGAGTACCAAAAAATTACTTAACTACTGAGTATTTTAGGTAAAAAATAGATTGCTTTCCTCACAAGTATTTTGGAGtatcattataaatattatGGTTTACAAATCCATCAGCATTTTACTTGTAAGTTTAATTCAGTAACTCaaacccttgtatctccaaagtgataactttacaggagaaggaaaaaatgtattttacttttaaaatatttcctaAAAAATGTAACTagacttctttccaagtcattttgggttgtttcttttggcccattcatcatgaaatttatgatataaatatatacaatataaaggacaacagccattttttaaattatgtcaaaaactgaaaaaacttttttttatgacAGCTGTGGACATACTACCCACTTCTGAaaacagagcacacacacacacacacacacacaccatatgtttctactgtttttaaatgtaatataggTTGAATACAATTAACTAATTACTGggttctttttttattagcaCTTCACATACTGTCATGATGTTTTTAGGAAGCGATGTCTGTTGCTTGGATGTGTAATCTACTTTATACTCTCAGATGTCATACAACTTGAATTGTTTGCATGCATACAaatctgtgtttgtatgtatgtgggtaTATGAATTTAGTCATTTGTATTCTGTTCTTAAGGCTGTGTTTTACAATGCCTGTAAATGTATGTACAGAACATCCACAATAACATTCCCTTTCCTGTGTTCTTAGCGGGACATCATACATTGTTTTCTGCAAAATATATGCCGATTTTAAATTTTATGCCagtaacaatttttttttatgtttgaaaattaaaaaccactgtgttgcatcacttcttcttttaacaacactctgtatgTGTTTGGGAGCTGAAGAGACCAGTTGTTGTAACAGTaatagtgaaatgttttccgATTCTTGCTTGAtttaggatttcagctgcttaacaGTTTAGGGTCTCTTTTGtggtatttttcatttcataatgtgccaaatgttttcaattggTAGTAAGTCTGTGTAACCAAACCAACCCGTTCAGATGTTCGccgtaaaaataaaaaatgaggcTTTATTATTAGAGGCTTGGACTAAACTCAGAGTCAAGAAACACGCAAAGGTCAGATCTAAAATGTCGAAATATAGAAAATGAAACACGTAACAAACCAGGCAATCAAATCCAAAGGGCAAAGACAAAAGTCCAATAACCCACAGTCAGGTCAGCAAAACACAAAAGGGCAATCAGAAAGAAACACTCACTAGTTCTCAcaggaagaaacaaaacctCGCAAAGAAGCTATGCTAAAAGCCCAGGTCAGTAGTCAGATGACCTCCCAGAGGATCCTGGGAGATGGAATTAATGGAGGTGTCAGAGCCAGCGTgacagtctggactgcaggcaagccaGTTTAGCATTCtgtctcttttaatacagagccatgctgttgtaatgcatgcagaatgtggtttcgcattgtgttgctgaaataaTGAAGGCCTTCCCTGAGAAACGCATCAttcaagtcacccatgccatgagcACCactgcacccctataccatcatagatgttggcttttgaactgtgcactgattaaaaaaaaaaagaatgtcacATGTCCCTCTCTTCTTTAGCCCAAAGGACacagcatccatgatttccaaaaacaatttcacaTTCTGATTCGTTGGACCACAGGTTGCTTTCCCATTTTGCctcagtacattttaaatgagactgggcccagagaaggcggcagcatttctggattctatttatctatgttttttctttgaatgGTAGCGTTTAACTTGAATTTGTGAATGCAGAGATAaattgtgttcacagacagtgaagtggtcctgagcccatgcagtaatttccactacagaacagTGTCTGTATTTAACACAttacctgagggcccaaagattaCAGCCAGCCAATATTGATTTTCAGGTTTGCCCCTTACATTcagagatttctctgaattctctgaatctttaaattatattatgtactgtaaatgatgaaatccACAaggtctttgctattttatgttgaaaaactttattcttgaattgtttcACTACTAGActgcacagtctttcacagtgtGGTGAACTCTCCATCATCTTCTGAAAGACTGACCTTTTaccaattaacctaattagttgtgagatgttccaccaggaGTTCATTTTAGCATTACAAACCTTTACAaatctttgtagtattttc
This window of the Pygocentrus nattereri isolate fPygNat1 chromosome 2, fPygNat1.pri, whole genome shotgun sequence genome carries:
- the snapc2 gene encoding snRNA-activating protein complex subunit 2, which encodes MKPPSRHRILPSKFLPSKRIESTRRSFHGWKNQEKRNLLHGLKQQQRLNSELDLLELRKKVPKRTLLEIQNLIKYLRTRVVWQVHRQVKKQKYEEQRTKAPIEIWAELAEKMAGIHEETISSAFSQMLVIAATEPCSQQHSDPPRFCSILSPAANTSSTVPVRPTSRSQSESDLPANPSTVTVQPGRTCKPPSQSPGKDGNSSFSGKNTMGTSSIIQPSSISRIEEDSDCAQPSRSVAGQASEKPSTPSLPKSDLCQFTSSQNHTASKPTLPVPTTTTASTATVSSSSNQLDKQGKRQSELPRSMGMKYTLDFEKIYQFLSEIDQQDRSLTLTAMENAVLLDLLMSLPEELPLLDCKELQHHLLQVHTRLTTPPVTAVSIPRADQRPAPAEPATAGITKRTATVDQQANCAAGQNVQKEGLSNVASKQGDSTGLPVSEGESSSQSSAVNPPIGVGNWAEAGLCPLNPFMVPITLLKRQES